The Christiangramia flava JLT2011 region CATGTTCTGTGGCGTTCCTTTCATGTGCATCAAAATATACGGCACCTGCAGTTCTGCTACCGTTTGGAGCATATGAACATCCAGTTTTCCGCCGGAAATGTCATTAATGATCGCGCCGCCGGCTTCAATTCCCTTTCTTGCCACTTTTGATCGAAAAGTGTCCAGGGAAAGTAAAGCTTCCGGAAATTCTTTCAGAATAACTTCAATTGCGGGAAGGAGTCGGTTGATTTCCTCTTCTTCGGAAATATCAGTGGCCCCGGGACGGCTGCTGTAGGCGCCGAGATCCAGGAAGGTCGCACCCTCCTTCAGCATTCGTTCGGCTTTTTTCAAAATATCGGAATTGGTCTGAGCCCGGCTTCCGCTGAAAAAAGAATCGGGGGTGATATTGATGATTCCCATAACCCTGGGAGTGGAAAGATCGATTAACTCGCCCTTGCAATTGATGTACATGAAATAGCGGCTTTAAATAACTTTGACTATCTGAAATATTTGCCCGAAATTTACGGAAATTAGTGCTATTCATGCAGGATACTTCCAAACAATACGATGCGGTCATTGAAGTGTGCCGCTCGCTTTTTACCAATAAAATGAAGGATTACGGCTGTGCTTGGCGAATTTTACGCCTGCCGTCGCTTACTGACCAGATTTTCATCAAAGCCCAGAGAATAAGAAGGCTTCAGGAAAATGAGGTGCGAAAAGTTGATGAGGACGAAAAATCAGAATTTATCGGCATCATTAATTATTCGATCATGGCGCTGATCCAGTTGGAGAAGGGAATAGCCGAGCAGCCAGACCTTTCCGCAGATGAAGCTACGCAACTGTACAACGATAAAATTGCGGAAACCAAGCAATTAATGATGGATAAAAACCATGATTATGGCGAGGCCTGGCGGGATATGCGCGTAAGTTCCCTTACCGATCTGATTATTCAGAAATTATTGCGGGTGAAGCAAATAGAAGACAATAAAGGCAAAACCCTGGTAAGTGAGGGGATCGATGCCAATTACCAGGACATGATCAATTATTCGGTTTTCGCGATGATCCATATCCAGGAAGCTGAAGAAGCCAAAACCGTTTAAAAAATTAAGATGAAGGCAATTACCGGAATAGCCAGGGTGCTGGTTGGAATACTTTTTATTTTTTCAGGATTTGTAAAACTGAATGATCCGCTGGGTTTTTCGTATAAACTTCAGGAATACTTCAGCGAACAGGTGCTGGACATTCCGGTTTTAATTCCGTTCGCGCTCATAATTGCGATTGTGATTGTGATCTATGAACTGGTGCTGGGAATTATGCTTCTCATTGGTTATTCTCCCAAATTCACAACCTGGAGTTTGCTCATCATGATCGTGTTCTTCACGTTTCTCACCTTTTATTCAGCTTATTTCAATAAGGTGACAGATTGTGGTTGTTTTGGGGATGCCATCCCGCTAACTCCCTGGCAGTCTTTTTATAAAGATGTGATTCTGCTGGTGTTGATCCTGATCCTCTTTTTTAATAGGAAATATATTAGTCCGTTATTCGCACCGGCTTCCCATCGCTGGATCATATTTGCTTCTTTTTTCGCGTGTTTTGCGTTTTGTTATTATGTTTTAATGCACTTGCCACTTATCGATTTTCGGGCGTATAAGATTGGGAATAACATTCCGGAGCAAATGCAATTACCGGAAACTGCGGAAGTGACCTATCGCTGGAAATTCAAGATTGATGGGGAAGAGCAGGTTATCGAAAATACCGGTGCCTATCCGCAGGTTGATGGGGAATTCATAGGCGTCGAAACCTCCCAGGAAGGAGCAGAGATGATTGCGCCTATCCACGATTTTGTGATCGAAGGTCCTGATGGAGATATTACTGAGGAGGTGCTGAACGCTGAAAAAGTGCTGCTGATCGTGGCTTATAACATCCGATCCACCGAACTGGAAGGCTACGCAGGCATCAAAAACCTGATTAGTGAGGCAAAGACCAAAGATTATATGATCGTGGGGCTTACGGCTTCCGGGGAACGACTTCAGCAAACTTTGAAAAAGGAAACAGGTGTAGACCTCGATTTTTACCAGGTAGACGAAACAGCGCTTAAGACCATAGTTCGGGCAAATCCCGGTATTTTGATACTGAACAATGGGACGATCAGCCAGAAAAAACACTGGTCAGATTCTTCGGAAATAGAATTGTAAAATCAGATAAATCGCTATTCTTTGGCTCGGCTTTAGGAAATAGCTGCGGGCCATTTTTTATATTTGTAGCACAGGAATAAAATCAACTACTGAAACCAAAAATTATGAGAGAAAAAATTGTAGCAGGAAACTGGAAAATGAACATGGATCTTGCGGAAGCCGAAGAACTGGTTACCAAACTGAAGCTTCAGATGGTGAAGGAACCGGAAGCGACCGTGATGGTAGCGCCTCCGTTTACGAATTTATATCCTGTATTTAAAGCATTGAAAGACACTCCCGTGGTTGTGGCTGCCCAGAACATGAGCGAGCATGAAAGCGGGGCCTATACCGGCGAAATTTCGGCTAAAATGCTGAAGAGCGTTGGGGTAAAAACGGTAATTCTTGGGCACAGTGAGCGACGAGCTTACTACGCGGAAACGAA contains the following coding sequences:
- the folP gene encoding dihydropteroate synthase, whose translation is MYINCKGELIDLSTPRVMGIINITPDSFFSGSRAQTNSDILKKAERMLKEGATFLDLGAYSSRPGATDISEEEEINRLLPAIEVILKEFPEALLSLDTFRSKVARKGIEAGGAIINDISGGKLDVHMLQTVAELQVPYILMHMKGTPQNMKDQNQYDDLLKDILFYFSERVNAARQLGINDIIVDPGFGFAKNIRQNFELLSKAELLQMLELPILIGLSRKSMIWKTLEIEAAQALNGTSVLNTVALQKGVHILRVHDVKEAMECIKLTSEIIN
- a CDS encoding BT_3928 family protein, yielding MKAITGIARVLVGILFIFSGFVKLNDPLGFSYKLQEYFSEQVLDIPVLIPFALIIAIVIVIYELVLGIMLLIGYSPKFTTWSLLIMIVFFTFLTFYSAYFNKVTDCGCFGDAIPLTPWQSFYKDVILLVLILILFFNRKYISPLFAPASHRWIIFASFFACFAFCYYVLMHLPLIDFRAYKIGNNIPEQMQLPETAEVTYRWKFKIDGEEQVIENTGAYPQVDGEFIGVETSQEGAEMIAPIHDFVIEGPDGDITEEVLNAEKVLLIVAYNIRSTELEGYAGIKNLISEAKTKDYMIVGLTASGERLQQTLKKETGVDLDFYQVDETALKTIVRANPGILILNNGTISQKKHWSDSSEIEL
- a CDS encoding DUF1599 domain-containing protein — protein: MQDTSKQYDAVIEVCRSLFTNKMKDYGCAWRILRLPSLTDQIFIKAQRIRRLQENEVRKVDEDEKSEFIGIINYSIMALIQLEKGIAEQPDLSADEATQLYNDKIAETKQLMMDKNHDYGEAWRDMRVSSLTDLIIQKLLRVKQIEDNKGKTLVSEGIDANYQDMINYSVFAMIHIQEAEEAKTV